Proteins encoded by one window of Paenibacillus sp. DCT19:
- a CDS encoding ABC transporter ATP-binding protein, producing the protein MIHMEQVSYSYQKNKAPIMNNVTLHESEPVIGAIWGRNGAGKTTLMSLLAGHNRPDSGTIQIMDQNPYNNLSAQGHLCYIQENHPLGKNWNINDLVTIGSHFHSQWNHQLAKRLIDVFELPSKQKISKFSKGMKTAAQIILGLCSNASVTIMDEPTNGLDAEKRKLFYEALLETYEDNPRLILISTHHIEEIQPLCETLIVVHQGKVLYHHPMEEIRERGVLLTGLIQDIGIASQGADIIDSARMGTTSKVMIDDVYSKEWIAKAQHHGLSIEKAALQDYLVNVTRKEEARV; encoded by the coding sequence ATGATTCATATGGAGCAGGTAAGTTACAGCTATCAGAAGAACAAAGCCCCTATTATGAACAACGTTACCTTGCATGAGAGTGAACCTGTAATCGGGGCGATCTGGGGAAGGAATGGGGCTGGCAAAACTACACTGATGAGCCTGCTTGCAGGACACAACCGTCCTGACAGTGGAACCATTCAGATTATGGATCAGAATCCATACAATAATTTGTCTGCTCAGGGGCATTTGTGCTATATCCAGGAGAATCATCCACTCGGCAAAAACTGGAATATAAATGATCTGGTCACCATCGGATCACATTTCCATTCACAGTGGAATCACCAGCTTGCCAAGCGGCTCATTGATGTATTCGAGTTACCGTCCAAACAGAAAATTAGTAAATTTTCGAAGGGCATGAAGACAGCGGCTCAAATTATTCTAGGATTGTGCAGTAACGCAAGTGTAACGATTATGGATGAGCCGACTAATGGACTCGACGCGGAGAAACGAAAGCTTTTCTATGAAGCATTATTGGAAACGTATGAAGATAACCCTCGTCTGATTCTAATATCAACGCACCATATTGAAGAGATACAGCCTTTGTGTGAAACTCTGATTGTGGTACATCAAGGAAAGGTGTTATACCATCATCCTATGGAAGAGATACGCGAGCGTGGGGTTCTTCTAACAGGGTTAATTCAAGATATAGGAATAGCTTCTCAAGGTGCTGATATTATCGATTCTGCCCGGATGGGTACAACCAGCAAAGTGATGATTGATGACGTGTATTCAAAGGAATGGATAGCCAAGGCTCAGCATCATGGGCTTTCCATTGAAAAAGCAGCACTTCAGGATTATCTGGTAAATGTAACCCGGAAGGAGGAGGCGAGGGTATGA
- a CDS encoding transcriptional regulator codes for MQSTTTIRDHLESYLKREQMSISFFSDTSGINSGTLSNILNKNRPIAMQQLDRITAAMRLGEGHFYELYIDECFVHATPDWRRLGPFLHRCADLGKLNCIEEVIRLMMDNLSYIPLLFEVAEEFYRDGKFEPAILLYETIAESEKMQHSERLALCQYRLFKLGLSKDQQRNLIIAAQFEYYVDRLDERYQLDALNELINAFGALHRWNKVQELSEKLRVKATIHYELNGRKKPEETKRPIIFYILYSYLAAGSACYHLKDYDQALEYVSLYAVNNWVKECNDEEALVITQFQEWAEANRYIYRLMAGQFEVLPDYLNYISTRENEIFPALCDIVKAANRYNGNIDFVLEQYESYFTYQEQSNRIGKVSKQVTDDRYVRLLADLGAYYLKRDEFQKGLDFVINSLKFSLEICSGRAMLRGVGLFEQYRDFATDTAKQQYKIIISEVQKLNEENVGFADSHM; via the coding sequence TTGCAGTCCACAACCACGATACGTGATCATTTGGAGAGTTATCTCAAGCGTGAGCAGATGTCGATTAGCTTCTTTTCAGACACGTCAGGCATTAATTCAGGTACGCTAAGTAACATTCTTAATAAAAATCGCCCGATTGCTATGCAGCAATTGGATCGAATTACTGCGGCTATGAGATTAGGAGAAGGTCATTTCTATGAACTATACATAGATGAGTGTTTTGTGCATGCGACTCCTGACTGGCGGAGACTAGGGCCATTCCTCCATCGATGTGCCGATTTGGGCAAATTAAATTGTATTGAAGAGGTTATCCGTTTAATGATGGATAATCTATCCTATATTCCCTTGTTGTTTGAAGTGGCAGAAGAATTCTATCGTGATGGCAAATTCGAACCCGCGATCCTTTTATACGAAACGATTGCCGAGAGTGAGAAAATGCAGCACTCGGAGCGGTTAGCTTTATGCCAATACCGACTGTTCAAGCTTGGTCTCTCTAAGGATCAGCAACGGAATCTGATCATTGCAGCACAGTTTGAATACTATGTAGATCGTCTGGATGAACGTTATCAGTTGGATGCCTTGAATGAGCTTATTAATGCGTTCGGTGCACTACACCGTTGGAACAAGGTACAAGAGCTATCAGAGAAGTTAAGGGTAAAAGCAACGATTCATTATGAATTGAATGGTAGGAAGAAACCAGAAGAGACCAAGCGTCCTATCATATTTTATATCTTATATTCATATCTAGCGGCAGGTAGTGCCTGTTATCATCTCAAAGATTACGATCAGGCGCTTGAGTACGTGTCGCTCTACGCGGTAAATAATTGGGTAAAAGAGTGCAACGACGAGGAAGCATTAGTCATCACTCAGTTTCAGGAATGGGCTGAGGCGAACCGCTATATTTATCGTTTGATGGCAGGGCAATTTGAAGTATTGCCTGATTATTTGAATTATATATCAACGCGAGAGAATGAGATATTTCCAGCGCTGTGTGATATCGTAAAAGCAGCCAATCGATATAACGGAAATATCGATTTTGTGTTAGAACAGTACGAATCCTACTTCACATACCAGGAACAGAGCAATCGAATAGGAAAGGTCAGCAAACAAGTTACTGATGATCGATATGTACGTCTTTTAGCTGATTTGGGAGCATATTATCTGAAGAGAGATGAGTTTCAAAAAGGGCTTGATTTTGTCATAAATAGTCTGAAATTTTCACTTGAAATTTGTAGTGGTCGGGCTATGCTTAGAGGTGTCGGGCTGTTTGAGCAATACAGGGATTTTGCGACAGACACCGCTAAACAGCAGTACAAAATTATAATTAGTGAGGTGCAGAAACTCAATGAAGAGAACGTTGGCTTTGCTGATAGCCACATGTAG
- a CDS encoding diacylglycerol kinase family protein, with amino-acid sequence MRQAMIISNPSSGKEQAQQYVSQVKRILASQQYEVVVNETAQEGDATNFCLDACKNRCDLVISIGGDGTLHETINGMMDQDHRPTLGIVPLGTVNDFARALHIPLDPEEAIRGLSSNHVRAVDVGNMNGRLFANVVAAGSLAEALSSVSSEDKSKLGSFAYLKEGLKDLVNTPANRLTIEHDGQIWEGDSPLFLAALTNSVGGFEKLSPDAVVDDGVIHCFVIRNMSMLNTLTLGTSLLFGSLKDHKDVEYFTAKDVRVTSNEPIGTNVDGEEGPPLPIQIQVLPQYMKVIVPEEVQADED; translated from the coding sequence ATGCGTCAAGCCATGATTATCAGTAATCCATCGTCCGGTAAAGAACAGGCTCAGCAGTATGTATCCCAGGTCAAAAGAATTTTGGCATCACAGCAGTATGAGGTTGTTGTCAACGAAACGGCTCAAGAAGGAGATGCGACCAACTTCTGTCTAGATGCATGTAAAAACAGATGTGATCTCGTTATTTCAATTGGAGGGGATGGAACGCTGCATGAGACGATTAACGGCATGATGGATCAGGATCACCGTCCTACGCTTGGCATCGTGCCCTTGGGTACGGTCAATGATTTTGCGCGAGCACTTCATATCCCCCTTGATCCGGAAGAAGCTATTCGCGGGCTGAGTTCCAATCATGTGCGTGCGGTGGATGTCGGGAATATGAATGGGCGTCTGTTTGCTAATGTTGTAGCAGCAGGTTCGCTAGCCGAAGCGTTGTCCTCGGTTTCATCCGAAGACAAATCAAAGCTGGGTTCATTTGCCTACCTGAAGGAAGGGCTGAAGGACTTGGTGAATACGCCTGCGAACCGGCTAACCATTGAACATGACGGTCAGATCTGGGAGGGTGACTCTCCCTTATTCCTCGCTGCGTTAACAAATTCCGTGGGTGGGTTTGAGAAGCTGTCTCCAGATGCGGTGGTGGACGATGGCGTCATTCATTGTTTTGTGATTAGGAACATGAGTATGCTGAACACGCTGACTTTAGGGACATCCTTATTGTTCGGTAGCCTGAAAGACCATAAAGACGTGGAGTATTTTACTGCAAAAGACGTGCGTGTGACATCCAATGAACCGATTGGAACCAATGTGGATGGAGAGGAAGGACCACCGCTGCCAATCCAGATTCAAGTTCTTCCTCAGTATATGAAGGTGATTGTTCCAGAAGAAGTACAAGCTGATGAAGATTAG
- a CDS encoding aldo/keto reductase family oxidoreductase produces MRTIKLGSSSLEVPVVAVGCMRINTLDGKEAEHFVRSAMEIGANFFDHADIYGTGKCEEIFADAVQMSPQVRENIILQSKCGIRKGMFDFSKEHILNSVDGILQRLKTDYLDVLLLHRPDTLVEPEEVAEAFDLLEREGKVRHFGVSNQNPNQIELLKKYVKQPLVANQLQMSITNTTMIDSGINVNMENEAAINRDGSILDYCRLHDITIQPWSPFQYGFFEGVFLGSDKFPELNAKIDEIAAKYEVSNTTIAIAWLLRHPAQMQPVTGTMNIERLQDCVKASDVHLTRQEWYDIYRAAGNVLP; encoded by the coding sequence TTGAGAACAATTAAACTTGGCAGTAGCTCGCTGGAGGTACCGGTTGTAGCGGTTGGCTGCATGCGGATTAATACATTGGACGGTAAGGAAGCGGAGCATTTTGTTCGTTCTGCAATGGAGATTGGAGCGAATTTCTTCGATCACGCCGACATTTATGGAACAGGGAAATGTGAGGAGATCTTTGCTGATGCTGTGCAGATGAGCCCTCAAGTTCGGGAGAACATCATTCTGCAATCCAAATGCGGGATTCGCAAGGGGATGTTTGATTTCTCGAAAGAGCACATTTTGAATTCAGTCGATGGTATTTTGCAGCGTCTGAAAACGGACTATCTGGATGTATTGTTGTTGCACCGTCCAGATACGCTTGTTGAGCCGGAAGAGGTGGCAGAAGCCTTTGACCTGTTGGAGCGCGAAGGTAAAGTTCGTCACTTCGGGGTATCTAACCAGAATCCAAACCAGATTGAATTGCTCAAAAAGTATGTTAAACAGCCACTGGTCGCGAATCAGCTCCAGATGAGCATCACGAATACAACGATGATTGACAGTGGAATCAATGTTAACATGGAGAACGAAGCTGCAATTAACCGTGATGGCAGTATATTGGATTATTGCCGTCTGCATGATATCACGATTCAGCCATGGTCTCCTTTCCAATATGGATTCTTCGAAGGGGTGTTCTTGGGTAGCGACAAGTTCCCTGAGTTGAATGCGAAGATCGACGAGATTGCAGCGAAGTATGAAGTGAGCAATACAACGATTGCAATCGCTTGGTTGCTCCGCCATCCGGCACAGATGCAACCCGTGACAGGTACGATGAATATTGAACGTCTGCAAGACTGTGTTAAAGCGTCCGATGTACATCTTACTCGCCAAGAATGGTACGATATTTACCGTGCTGCGGGTAATGTATTGCCATAA
- a CDS encoding helix-turn-helix domain-containing protein: protein MIIPEQYRSYLSRESRWLPATDWNVKLFGAHMQQVKQGWRVPTESHLAFELILILEGVQTTSMENIHYELHQGDILLIPPGCRHTNECNQEQGLTYFIAHFNVDEVLFRQEMSQHVQWLFPNGSEDNQRIKDIMLKWVELLNRNKEYTTPDLFRMQAGLLEILAVLAERSSSRAKEAVSPTVAHYAKLIAEAIKNQFNVDHIRDSGLGGKVIRIEEIASSLQISTGYALETFQKVYGISPRKYLSELKLHEAKQLIHQPDLSLTRIATMLGYSSLAHFSRQFRRWTGMSPSEYRQTVGGIHFFE, encoded by the coding sequence ATGATTATTCCAGAACAATATCGTTCCTATTTATCTCGAGAGAGTCGCTGGCTACCCGCTACCGATTGGAATGTGAAGCTATTTGGTGCGCATATGCAGCAGGTGAAGCAAGGCTGGCGTGTACCGACGGAATCCCATCTGGCCTTTGAGTTAATTCTTATTCTGGAAGGGGTACAGACGACGAGTATGGAGAATATCCATTACGAACTGCATCAAGGAGATATTTTGCTTATTCCACCAGGCTGTAGACATACGAATGAATGTAACCAGGAACAAGGATTAACTTACTTTATCGCTCATTTCAATGTGGACGAGGTGTTATTTCGGCAGGAGATGAGTCAGCATGTGCAATGGTTATTTCCAAATGGTAGCGAAGATAATCAGCGCATTAAGGACATCATGCTGAAGTGGGTAGAGCTACTTAACCGCAACAAAGAATATACGACGCCCGATCTGTTTCGCATGCAGGCAGGCTTGCTAGAGATTTTGGCGGTCTTAGCAGAGCGGAGCTCTTCACGTGCCAAGGAGGCTGTATCTCCGACGGTAGCTCATTATGCGAAGCTGATTGCCGAAGCGATTAAAAATCAGTTTAATGTGGATCACATTCGGGATAGTGGATTAGGGGGAAAGGTTATTCGAATTGAAGAAATTGCATCCTCACTGCAGATCAGTACAGGGTACGCGCTGGAGACGTTTCAGAAGGTGTACGGTATCTCTCCGCGTAAGTATTTGTCTGAACTGAAGCTTCATGAAGCCAAGCAGCTCATTCATCAGCCCGACCTGAGTCTGACTCGGATCGCCACGATGCTGGGATATTCTTCTCTTGCTCATTTCAGTCGGCAATTCAGACGTTGGACAGGCATGAGTCCGAGTGAGTATAGACAGACCGTTGGAGGAATTCATTTTTTTGAATAA
- a CDS encoding endo-1,4-beta-xylanase, with translation MFKSKWFKTVGTLALVGVLATSVAVGSVSAGLAKGSKFLGNIIASSIPSNFSPYWNQVTPENSTKWGAVEGTRNSMNWSQADMAYNYANNNGFPFKFHTLVWGSQEPGWVSGLSAADQRAEVLQWIKAAGQRYSKAAFVDVVNEPLHAKPSYRNAIGGDGATGWDWVIWSFEQARQAFPNSKLLINEYGIINDPNKADQYIQIINLLKNRGLIDGIGIQGHYFNMDTVSTSTMTTVLNKLAATGLPIYVSELDMTGDDNTQLQRYQQKFPILWKHSGVKGITLWGYNQGQTWVNGSHLVNSNGTERPALQWLRNYLANNP, from the coding sequence ATGTTTAAATCCAAGTGGTTCAAGACAGTGGGCACGCTCGCATTAGTAGGTGTGTTGGCTACGTCCGTAGCGGTCGGTAGTGTGAGTGCTGGTCTGGCAAAAGGAAGTAAGTTTCTTGGAAACATTATCGCAAGCAGCATTCCCTCCAACTTCAGTCCTTACTGGAATCAGGTGACACCCGAAAATTCTACTAAATGGGGTGCTGTAGAGGGAACTCGTAATTCAATGAACTGGTCTCAGGCAGATATGGCTTATAACTACGCGAATAACAATGGCTTCCCATTCAAATTTCATACGCTCGTCTGGGGGAGTCAGGAGCCTGGCTGGGTTAGTGGTCTCTCGGCCGCTGATCAGAGAGCCGAAGTTCTCCAATGGATCAAGGCAGCGGGTCAACGTTATTCCAAAGCCGCTTTTGTGGACGTAGTGAATGAACCGTTACATGCGAAGCCTTCGTATCGCAACGCGATTGGTGGAGATGGAGCTACCGGATGGGATTGGGTGATCTGGTCGTTCGAGCAGGCGAGACAAGCCTTCCCTAATTCCAAGCTGCTCATCAACGAATATGGCATCATTAATGATCCGAACAAAGCAGACCAATATATTCAAATTATTAACCTTTTGAAAAATAGAGGACTGATCGATGGCATCGGTATTCAAGGGCATTATTTCAATATGGATACGGTATCGACTAGCACCATGACAACTGTTCTGAACAAGCTGGCGGCAACAGGGTTGCCAATCTATGTGTCTGAGCTGGATATGACGGGTGACGACAACACGCAATTGCAACGCTATCAGCAGAAATTCCCGATCCTCTGGAAGCATTCAGGTGTGAAGGGTATTACGCTGTGGGGATATAATCAAGGACAGACGTGGGTAAACGGATCTCACTTGGTGAATAGCAATGGTACGGAGCGCCCGGCTTTGCAGTGGTTGAGAAACTACCTAGCGAATAACCCTTAA
- a CDS encoding glycoside hydrolase family 30 beta sandwich domain-containing protein, whose translation MSLTIQGYSTTPDTAWKEISFIPTKESANLTLSGAEHQLVEGFGGCFNELGYIALSHLDDEQRREVFHSLFHPEGEHKFNICRLPIGASDYAEQWYSHNEVDGDVAMEHFSIERDFKYLIPYIKEALTYNPNLQLFASPWSPPTWMKTPKAYNYGTLRWEKEILEAYALYFVKFVQAYQEAGITIHQVHVQNEVIADQKFPSCMWTGEQLREFIADYLGPAFDKHGLDTEIWLGTINAPDPWEELMKKKTNDFDEYAGLVLSDPKAYAYIKGIGYQWAGKNAIQRTVASYPELRYMQTENECGDGNNSWNYAKYVFNLYQHYFSNGVNAYIYWNMVLEPKGRSTWGWEQNSMITVNPELKELTRNPEYYVMKHFAHQVAPGARRLGLSGAWAGKAVAFRNEDGRLVIVINNPFKDKRELHLAYEEQTLTFELEADSFNSIVIG comes from the coding sequence ATGTCACTAACGATACAAGGATACTCCACAACACCTGATACAGCATGGAAAGAGATCTCTTTTATACCTACAAAAGAAAGCGCTAACTTAACACTGAGTGGTGCTGAGCACCAGCTTGTGGAGGGATTCGGTGGATGTTTCAATGAACTGGGTTATATTGCCCTATCCCACCTGGATGATGAGCAGCGGCGTGAAGTATTTCATTCCCTTTTTCACCCTGAAGGTGAACATAAATTCAACATTTGCCGACTCCCGATTGGGGCAAGTGATTATGCAGAGCAATGGTATAGCCACAACGAGGTTGATGGGGACGTGGCAATGGAGCATTTTTCGATTGAACGTGACTTCAAATATCTCATTCCGTACATCAAGGAAGCCCTGACGTATAATCCGAACTTACAACTCTTCGCCTCCCCTTGGAGTCCGCCAACCTGGATGAAGACACCCAAAGCGTATAACTATGGCACACTGCGCTGGGAGAAGGAGATTCTGGAAGCCTATGCTCTGTATTTCGTAAAATTCGTACAGGCTTACCAAGAGGCGGGTATTACGATTCATCAGGTTCATGTTCAGAATGAGGTCATTGCGGATCAGAAATTCCCTTCCTGCATGTGGACAGGCGAGCAGCTTCGTGAATTTATCGCTGATTATCTTGGCCCTGCTTTTGACAAACACGGCTTGGATACGGAAATCTGGTTAGGCACGATCAACGCACCCGATCCATGGGAAGAATTGATGAAGAAGAAAACGAATGATTTCGACGAATATGCCGGGCTTGTTCTCAGCGATCCTAAAGCATACGCCTATATTAAGGGTATCGGATACCAATGGGCTGGTAAAAATGCGATTCAACGTACCGTCGCAAGCTATCCCGAGCTTCGTTATATGCAGACCGAGAATGAGTGTGGTGACGGGAACAACTCCTGGAACTATGCGAAATATGTATTCAATCTATACCAGCATTATTTCAGCAACGGGGTGAACGCATACATCTACTGGAATATGGTGCTTGAACCGAAAGGCCGCAGCACTTGGGGATGGGAGCAGAACTCCATGATTACAGTGAATCCGGAGCTGAAGGAACTCACTCGCAATCCGGAGTACTATGTAATGAAGCATTTTGCTCATCAAGTGGCGCCAGGTGCCCGGAGACTAGGATTGTCTGGAGCTTGGGCTGGTAAAGCCGTCGCTTTCCGCAATGAGGATGGTCGTCTAGTCATTGTCATCAACAATCCCTTCAAGGATAAGCGTGAGCTTCATCTTGCCTATGAAGAACAAACACTAACGTTTGAGCTGGAAGCCGACTCCTTCAATAGCATTGTGATTGGGTAA
- a CDS encoding aspartyl-phosphate phosphatase Spo0E family protein, which yields MEHTALIVQIESARELLYTIEMKYGNLLHPEVIQQSVVLDGLINQFNQAKRKAPLRSGM from the coding sequence ATGGAACATACTGCGTTGATCGTCCAGATTGAATCGGCTAGGGAGTTGCTGTACACGATTGAGATGAAATATGGGAATTTGCTGCACCCTGAAGTTATCCAGCAGTCCGTAGTGTTAGACGGTTTAATTAACCAATTCAATCAGGCTAAGCGGAAAGCGCCCTTAAGATCGGGAATGTGA
- a CDS encoding leucine-rich repeat domain-containing protein, with the protein MRRVALLVLLFILSIGSAGQALAYPTGESGDRLIEDPALEDGLKLILNKPLDAPLTVSDLQQLTVVDLSNAGIQSLAGLEQASNLTHLRLYGNEIETLTPLTHLTQLREIDVRNNYITSIDALAELKDLGRLLVSNNSISSIDVIDEFTRLHTFFASGNQLTDITPLTDLADLTWVELANNKIADISSLAHSTKLQQLNVANNRIQHLDDLADLPDTLRKLNVAGNEISDLTPIEHMTGLRTLDISGNQIQHLHAIAGMRHLTELNAESNQIYDLEPLASLTQLKSLQLANNRVWDLSPIAGLSFTRGDATNTITDITASVSFGTNMQTSINESELGGLTVQNNYLDVTSGSNTMHLLNQMNVREQKRTPQGSFQRLVEGSTTAYVGDRAYALDAAPFIDEGRTYVPLRFISEQLNAHVDWNAAAHEVTITQNDQTIHWNADNKQVRVNDQLMMNDAPLLMRNGKAFVPVRFISEQLDTTVGYIASSKTILIFQNKQPLIRE; encoded by the coding sequence ATGAGAAGAGTGGCTCTACTCGTTCTACTATTTATCCTAAGTATTGGCTCAGCCGGGCAAGCTTTGGCGTACCCAACCGGCGAATCGGGTGACAGACTCATCGAAGATCCTGCACTGGAGGATGGCTTGAAGCTTATTTTGAACAAACCGCTGGATGCTCCGCTGACTGTATCTGATCTGCAGCAACTCACCGTCGTAGATCTGAGCAATGCGGGCATTCAAAGTCTAGCCGGACTTGAACAAGCGTCTAACCTGACACATCTCCGACTATACGGCAACGAGATTGAAACACTGACACCCCTAACACATCTGACCCAACTTCGGGAGATTGATGTACGGAACAATTACATTACATCTATTGATGCACTTGCAGAACTGAAGGATCTCGGACGACTCTTGGTTAGCAATAATTCAATTTCTTCTATTGATGTTATTGATGAATTCACCCGGCTACATACGTTTTTTGCTAGTGGTAACCAGCTTACAGATATTACGCCGCTGACGGATCTAGCTGATCTAACTTGGGTTGAGCTTGCCAACAATAAGATTGCAGATATCTCTTCACTTGCACATTCCACCAAGCTGCAGCAGTTGAATGTAGCGAACAATCGAATTCAGCATCTGGACGATCTCGCTGATCTGCCTGACACCCTCCGCAAACTCAATGTGGCGGGAAATGAAATTTCAGACCTAACGCCTATTGAACATATGACAGGGCTTCGGACGCTCGATATTAGCGGCAACCAGATCCAGCATCTGCATGCTATTGCAGGTATGCGCCATCTAACCGAGTTGAACGCTGAATCGAATCAAATCTATGACCTAGAACCGCTAGCGTCATTGACGCAGCTCAAGTCTCTTCAACTAGCTAATAATCGGGTGTGGGATCTAAGCCCAATCGCAGGGCTTTCGTTTACTCGCGGAGATGCTACGAACACCATCACGGATATCACGGCTTCGGTATCTTTTGGTACGAACATGCAGACGTCGATCAATGAGAGTGAACTCGGAGGGCTAACGGTACAGAATAACTATTTGGATGTTACCAGTGGCAGTAATACGATGCACTTGCTGAACCAGATGAATGTACGGGAGCAGAAACGAACCCCTCAGGGCAGCTTCCAACGCTTGGTTGAAGGTTCTACGACAGCTTATGTGGGGGATCGGGCATATGCCCTGGATGCGGCACCTTTTATTGATGAAGGTCGGACTTATGTTCCTTTGCGCTTTATCTCCGAGCAGTTAAACGCCCATGTGGACTGGAATGCGGCAGCGCATGAGGTTACGATTACGCAGAACGATCAGACCATTCACTGGAATGCTGACAACAAGCAGGTGCGAGTCAATGATCAACTAATGATGAATGATGCACCTCTGTTAATGAGAAACGGAAAAGCCTTCGTGCCTGTGCGGTTTATCTCTGAGCAACTGGATACGACCGTCGGCTACATCGCCAGCAGCAAAACGATCCTGATCTTCCAGAATAAGCAACCATTGATTAGAGAATAG
- a CDS encoding GntR family transcriptional regulator has product MKSTLDESQPIFHQIAMMIMDDIVEGRLKVEEQVPSTNELSRFYNINPATARKGLQELVDKGIIYKQRGVGMFVAKGAKEALLVERKQHFYEEYIKPLLEEARRIRMDEDMIIDLIRGKKDKESEV; this is encoded by the coding sequence ATGAAATCAACTTTAGATGAATCCCAGCCTATTTTTCATCAGATCGCCATGATGATCATGGATGATATTGTGGAAGGCAGACTGAAAGTGGAAGAGCAGGTTCCTTCTACGAATGAATTGTCTCGCTTTTACAATATTAATCCAGCTACGGCGCGAAAGGGGCTGCAGGAGTTGGTAGACAAAGGCATCATTTATAAACAGCGAGGTGTAGGAATGTTTGTTGCTAAGGGAGCCAAGGAAGCATTGCTTGTTGAACGGAAGCAGCATTTTTACGAAGAATATATCAAGCCTTTACTTGAGGAAGCCAGACGCATTCGTATGGATGAGGACATGATTATTGATCTAATCCGTGGCAAGAAGGATAAGGAGAGTGAAGTATGA